Proteins from one Mesorhizobium sp. M9A.F.Ca.ET.002.03.1.2 genomic window:
- the rirA gene encoding iron-responsive transcriptional regulator RirA yields the protein MRLTRQTNYAMRILMYCAANNDRLSRIPEIAAAYSVSELFLFKILQPLVEHGLVETVRGRNGGVRLGRPAESISLFDVVRVTEESFAMAECFENDAAECPLVDSCALNSSLREALNAFFAVLARYTIADMVAARPNVRNLLGIDMLERRAPAA from the coding sequence ATGCGGCTGACACGCCAGACCAACTACGCCATGCGCATCCTGATGTATTGCGCCGCCAATAACGATCGGCTGAGCCGCATCCCAGAGATCGCTGCCGCCTACTCGGTGTCCGAACTTTTTCTCTTCAAGATCCTGCAGCCTTTGGTCGAGCATGGTCTGGTCGAGACGGTGCGCGGCAGGAACGGCGGCGTCAGGCTCGGCCGCCCGGCCGAATCCATCAGCCTGTTCGACGTCGTGCGCGTGACCGAAGAGAGCTTCGCCATGGCCGAATGCTTCGAGAACGACGCCGCCGAATGTCCGCTGGTCGACAGTTGCGCACTGAATTCGTCGCTGCGCGAGGCACTCAACGCCTTCTTCGCCGTGCTTGCGCGCTATACGATCGCCGACATGGTGGCGGCACGCCCGAATGTGCGCAACCTTCTCGGCATCGACATGCTCGAACGCCGGGCGCCGGCCGCCTGA